One window of Chloroflexota bacterium genomic DNA carries:
- a CDS encoding (Fe-S)-binding protein yields MGRVHNIAIPANTTTTAERARIAVEVLDACLSPQLMASLEICVRCAICDRSCHFFVANPEPRYIPSYRAEQLRRFYRRLHDPLGRIAPGFIGARDLDERGLQDLRSLAFGTCTMCRRCTLNCPLGVDVALIVRTARAMLARIGMVPHDLQEPIDTHLRVGNSGDIGTESFIESIEWWEEQLQSDVGDSKAKIPLDKQGARILFVFTPRELKSYPLTAIAMAKIFYAAGEDWTVSTKTWDATNFAMFSGDDNVMRAIAQRMRDEAVRLGVREVIWNECGHGYRGFRWEAENWLNKRFPFRVRSFLELIVDYIKEGRLKFDRSRNPQSVTYHDPCNMARNGGLIEEPRYILKNVVADFKEMEPHGTENYCCGGGGGLLFMSEFTQLRMMAAKPKADQIHATGAEIVTSACHNCLDQLTEINSKYRLGVRVKGLSELVAEAIVLP; encoded by the coding sequence ATGGGCAGAGTGCATAACATCGCTATACCAGCAAACACAACGACCACCGCTGAAAGGGCACGCATCGCCGTAGAAGTGCTGGACGCATGCCTGAGCCCACAGCTTATGGCCTCCCTAGAAATTTGTGTGCGCTGTGCGATCTGTGATCGGTCCTGCCATTTCTTTGTGGCCAATCCTGAACCAAGGTACATACCTTCCTATCGTGCCGAGCAACTGCGGCGCTTTTATCGTCGTTTGCACGATCCCCTTGGCCGAATAGCCCCAGGTTTTATCGGTGCCAGGGACCTCGATGAGAGAGGCCTACAGGATTTGCGTTCCCTCGCCTTCGGTACCTGCACGATGTGCCGACGCTGTACGTTGAATTGTCCTCTCGGGGTAGACGTTGCCCTGATTGTACGAACGGCGCGGGCGATGCTGGCTCGCATCGGCATGGTTCCCCACGATCTCCAGGAACCGATTGATACGCACCTGCGCGTTGGCAATAGCGGCGACATTGGAACGGAGAGTTTTATTGAGTCGATTGAGTGGTGGGAAGAGCAACTACAGTCCGATGTTGGGGACTCTAAGGCAAAGATCCCCCTTGACAAGCAAGGGGCACGCATTTTATTCGTCTTCACACCCCGGGAATTGAAGTCTTATCCATTAACGGCGATAGCCATGGCCAAAATATTCTACGCAGCGGGCGAAGATTGGACGGTGAGCACAAAGACGTGGGACGCGACGAACTTCGCCATGTTCTCTGGAGACGACAATGTCATGCGTGCTATCGCCCAAAGGATGCGGGATGAGGCCGTTCGTCTTGGGGTGAGGGAAGTGATCTGGAACGAGTGTGGACATGGGTATCGCGGTTTTCGCTGGGAAGCCGAAAATTGGCTCAACAAGCGATTTCCCTTCCGCGTCCGCAGTTTCCTTGAGCTTATCGTGGATTATATCAAAGAAGGTCGATTGAAATTCGATCGGTCGAGAAATCCCCAATCAGTCACGTATCACGATCCCTGCAACATGGCACGTAATGGCGGACTGATCGAAGAGCCACGTTACATTCTTAAAAATGTTGTGGCCGACTTCAAAGAGATGGAGCCGCACGGTACAGAAAACTATTGCTGTGGGGGTGGTGGTGGTCTCCTGTTTATGTCTGAATTCACTCAGCTACGCATGATGGCGGCCAAGCCCAAGGCCGATCAGATTCATGCTACCGGTGCAGAGATAGTAACCAGCGCATGTCACAACTGTCTCGATCAACTCACTGAGATAAACAGTAAATACCGCTTGGGTGTGCGGGTCAAGGGGTTGTCGGAGTTAGTTGCTGAGGCTATCGTGCTGCCCTAA
- the cobB gene encoding hydrogenobyrinic acid a,c-diamide synthase (glutamine-hydrolyzing) encodes MILPRLVIAAPQGRSGKTTLSIGLCAALTRRGLKVQPFKKGPDYIDPSWLTAAAQRACRNLDLFMLERETLLASFQRAASDADLAIIEGAMGLYDGLDLEGSGSTAQVARLLRAPVVLVISAARMTRSVAALVGGYQRFEPDTNLAGVILNDVAVGRHESMLTHAVHRYCGIPVLGCVPKDEKLLIPDRHLGLVPHSEDSDLAGAIERARQIVESYVDVEAVLEIARQAECLPPVVVEEPPSRRTFVRLGVIRDRAFSFYYPENLEALQRAGAELVYIDALSDPHLPYIDGLYIGGGFPEMFGEALESNISLRRDIAVAVDEELPVYAECAGLMYLAREIRRHDRIYHMVGALPADVEICSRPQGHGYVVAEVVGENTLFEIGQQLRGHEFHYSRLVNLSWVRSAYMMRRGRGVDGHMDGLVYKNVLASYTHLHALGVPQWAENFVALAHSPAISPDRR; translated from the coding sequence GTGATTCTACCTCGCCTGGTGATCGCTGCCCCTCAGGGTCGTTCCGGTAAGACCACCCTTAGCATCGGGTTATGTGCTGCCTTGACCAGGCGAGGCTTAAAGGTGCAGCCATTCAAGAAGGGGCCGGACTATATCGACCCGAGCTGGCTCACGGCCGCTGCCCAGCGAGCCTGCCGCAACCTTGACCTCTTCATGCTGGAGCGGGAGACACTTCTAGCCTCTTTTCAACGAGCCGCCAGCGACGCTGACCTGGCGATCATCGAGGGGGCCATGGGGCTCTATGATGGGCTTGACCTTGAGGGCAGCGGTAGCACAGCCCAGGTGGCGCGGCTCCTGCGCGCCCCAGTCGTTTTGGTCATCAGCGCGGCGCGTATGACGCGCAGCGTGGCCGCCTTGGTCGGTGGTTACCAACGCTTCGAGCCTGATACCAACCTGGCCGGGGTAATCCTGAACGACGTTGCCGTAGGTCGCCACGAGTCGATGCTGACGCACGCAGTCCACCGCTACTGTGGTATCCCCGTTTTGGGTTGTGTCCCCAAAGATGAAAAGTTACTCATACCTGACCGTCACCTGGGGCTGGTGCCCCATAGCGAGGACAGCGACCTGGCGGGGGCCATCGAGCGTGCTCGTCAAATCGTAGAGTCGTACGTGGATGTCGAGGCGGTGCTGGAGATAGCTCGCCAGGCGGAATGTTTGCCGCCGGTTGTGGTCGAGGAGCCTCCCTCACGCCGGACCTTTGTAAGGCTGGGAGTCATACGCGATCGCGCCTTCAGCTTCTATTATCCAGAGAATCTGGAGGCCCTGCAGCGGGCTGGCGCAGAGCTGGTTTACATAGATGCCCTATCCGACCCACATCTGCCCTACATCGATGGGCTATACATTGGCGGCGGTTTCCCGGAGATGTTCGGTGAAGCATTAGAGAGCAATATCTCACTGCGGCGAGACATCGCTGTGGCCGTAGATGAGGAGTTGCCCGTCTATGCTGAATGCGCCGGGCTGATGTATTTGGCTCGTGAGATTCGCAGGCATGATCGGATATATCATATGGTGGGGGCATTGCCCGCTGATGTGGAGATCTGCTCTCGGCCCCAAGGCCATGGCTACGTTGTGGCCGAGGTGGTTGGTGAGAATACCCTCTTCGAGATCGGGCAGCAGCTGCGCGGCCACGAGTTTCACTATTCCCGGCTGGTCAACCTCAGCTGGGTGCGCTCAGCCTATATGATGCGACGTGGCCGCGGGGTGGACGGCCATATGGATGGGCTCGTCTACAAAAACGTGCTGGCCAGTTACACCCATCTGCACGCCCTGGGTGTGCCCCAGTGGGCGGAGAACTTCGTCGCCCTGGCCCATAGCCCGGCTATTTCTCCGGATCGACGGTGA
- a CDS encoding 4Fe-4S binding protein, which yields MYIVTIETDNCEGCGECVEACPAQILSLNDHKAQVSGNLDECLGCEACVTVCESGAISVQEY from the coding sequence ATGTATATCGTTACCATTGAGACTGATAATTGTGAGGGATGTGGTGAGTGTGTCGAGGCGTGCCCAGCCCAGATCTTGAGCCTCAATGACCATAAGGCCCAGGTGAGCGGTAACCTTGATGAATGCCTGGGTTGCGAGGCCTGCGTAACCGTGTGTGAGTCTGGGGCCATCTCTGTGCAGGAGTATTAA
- a CDS encoding BMP family protein yields MKHILRITLTAMLALSLLAACTPAQPAPTPTSQAAPAPGGAISMPPLKFAVLLPGNINDGGWVQAAYDGLVYVKQKYPNLVVSYQEAIPEKDFETAFRDYASRGYDLIYGHGFQFGDAALKVAKEFPKTKFVVHSSTVVQAPNVASSVAALEEQGFVVGAVAGLMTKSNVIGIAGGQDIPVIRVPQEYFVKGVTYVNPKAKVLQSYLGTWDDVAKGKETALAYLAQGADVIVVNANVVQLGSIAAAKDKGALAIGMGRDVNAIAPDTVVTSLIWDMGKVMEMFLLQVAEGKFEAKNYVLGFKSGHLQLAPYHGFDQKLSKEVKDKIAQIVADVKEGKIKEALPASK; encoded by the coding sequence ATGAAACACATCCTACGGATCACCCTGACAGCCATGCTTGCCCTTTCATTGCTGGCAGCTTGTACCCCAGCACAGCCAGCACCAACACCTACCTCTCAGGCAGCACCTGCCCCTGGTGGCGCTATAAGTATGCCTCCCCTGAAATTCGCTGTCTTACTCCCAGGCAATATCAACGACGGTGGATGGGTCCAGGCAGCATACGATGGCCTGGTATACGTCAAACAGAAGTACCCTAACCTAGTGGTCTCCTACCAAGAAGCCATTCCGGAGAAGGATTTCGAGACAGCGTTTCGGGACTACGCCAGCCGTGGTTATGACCTTATTTACGGCCACGGCTTTCAGTTCGGCGATGCGGCCCTGAAAGTGGCCAAGGAATTCCCTAAGACGAAGTTCGTCGTCCATAGCTCGACTGTAGTACAGGCCCCCAATGTGGCCTCCTCGGTGGCTGCACTGGAGGAACAGGGCTTCGTGGTAGGGGCTGTGGCTGGCCTTATGACCAAATCGAACGTGATTGGTATAGCCGGCGGCCAGGACATCCCGGTCATTCGAGTACCCCAGGAATATTTCGTTAAAGGGGTAACCTACGTGAACCCCAAGGCTAAGGTTCTCCAGTCGTATTTGGGCACATGGGACGATGTGGCTAAAGGCAAGGAGACAGCCCTCGCCTATCTGGCCCAAGGGGCTGATGTGATCGTCGTCAATGCCAACGTCGTCCAGCTCGGCTCCATCGCTGCTGCTAAAGATAAAGGAGCCTTGGCCATCGGCATGGGTCGGGACGTCAACGCCATAGCCCCAGATACGGTGGTCACCAGCCTGATCTGGGATATGGGAAAGGTGATGGAGATGTTCCTCTTGCAAGTGGCCGAGGGTAAATTTGAAGCTAAGAACTATGTATTGGGCTTCAAGTCAGGGCATTTACAACTGGCGCCTTACCATGGCTTCGACCAGAAGTTATCTAAAGAGGTTAAGGATAAGATCGCTCAAATTGTGGCGGATGTTAAAGAAGGCAAAATTAAAGAGGCCCTCCCCGCGAGTAAATAG
- a CDS encoding ABC transporter permease has translation MDQVEQQPLAAQRRAMVPHLAPLRLFLAFMPLWATAFALAVGAVLIRLIGLNPIEAYQGLWDGAFGNANAIGVTLMQATPLTLAGLGVLFAFRAGLWNIGAEGQLYAGATAATLIALNFPGLPSFVHIPLAMLAGFIAGAIWAGIPGYLKARRGVNEIISTLMLNYVAINAVNWLVRGPLQEPQRYFPQTIPIQRSAELPILLPDSQLHAGIIVALAAAFIVHMILWRTTLGFQVRAVGAGPSAAHYAGINVARSIILTMAISGGLAGLAGTNEILGVQHRLRDTFSPGYGYDGIVVALLGQLQPAGVILASLFFGSLRSGASMMQRTAQVPVTLVYIIQGLVVLLVVGTYVIQQLPKWSRRRRQ, from the coding sequence ATGGATCAAGTAGAGCAACAACCGCTTGCTGCTCAGCGCAGGGCGATGGTCCCCCATCTGGCACCCTTACGCCTGTTCCTGGCCTTTATGCCCCTCTGGGCTACGGCCTTCGCCCTGGCCGTCGGAGCGGTCCTGATACGCCTTATTGGATTGAATCCCATCGAGGCCTATCAGGGACTATGGGATGGCGCCTTTGGTAACGCCAATGCTATTGGTGTGACGCTTATGCAGGCGACACCTCTTACGCTGGCCGGTTTGGGCGTTCTTTTCGCCTTCCGAGCCGGCTTATGGAACATTGGAGCAGAGGGACAACTCTACGCCGGCGCCACGGCCGCTACCCTGATCGCCCTGAACTTCCCCGGATTACCATCGTTCGTGCATATCCCTCTGGCCATGCTAGCCGGCTTCATTGCCGGCGCCATTTGGGCTGGTATACCCGGTTATCTCAAGGCTAGACGGGGCGTCAACGAGATAATCAGCACCCTAATGCTAAACTATGTGGCCATCAACGCCGTCAACTGGCTCGTGCGCGGCCCCCTGCAAGAGCCACAGCGTTACTTTCCCCAAACGATCCCTATCCAGCGCAGCGCCGAGTTACCTATCTTATTACCAGATAGTCAGCTCCATGCAGGCATAATAGTGGCCCTGGCCGCAGCGTTCATCGTCCATATGATTCTCTGGCGCACGACCCTGGGCTTTCAAGTGAGAGCTGTGGGCGCCGGGCCCTCAGCAGCCCATTATGCAGGCATCAACGTGGCCAGAAGCATTATCCTGACCATGGCCATCAGTGGGGGGCTGGCTGGTTTGGCTGGCACCAATGAGATTTTAGGGGTACAACATCGCTTGAGGGATACCTTCTCGCCTGGTTACGGCTATGATGGTATTGTAGTGGCCCTTCTGGGCCAGCTGCAGCCTGCGGGGGTCATCCTGGCTTCCCTCTTTTTCGGAAGCCTCCGCAGCGGGGCCAGCATGATGCAACGTACGGCCCAGGTACCGGTCACTTTGGTATACATAATCCAGGGGTTAGTCGTCCTGCTGGTGGTGGGCACCTATGTCATTCAGCAACTACCCAAGTGGTCGCGTCGTAGGAGACAGTGA
- a CDS encoding ABC transporter permease — MLAAILSLNFLIEYLTASLRMATPLLFASSGEVLSERAGVLNIGLEGMMLTGAFAGALGALYTNDPGIGLLCALIGGGLMGLIHAFMSITLRADQIVSGFALNLFALGLTGFFFRAIFGVTKIQASVATFKELPIPLLSDIPLIGDVLFDQIILVYIALLLVPTLSFILFRTTWGLSILAVGEHPQAADTVGIRVNTVRYVATVLCGALAGMGGACLSLGQLGTFVENMTAGRGFISLAAVIFGNWRPMRILGACLLFGAVDALQIRLQAFDVPIPYQLLVTLPYLVTLIALTGLVGRVRGPAALAIPYPKDQG, encoded by the coding sequence ATGCTAGCAGCTATTTTGAGCCTCAATTTCCTTATCGAATACTTGACCGCCAGTCTTAGAATGGCCACACCCCTCCTCTTCGCTTCATCGGGTGAGGTATTATCTGAGCGGGCAGGCGTACTTAATATAGGACTTGAGGGGATGATGCTGACTGGGGCTTTCGCCGGCGCTTTGGGGGCCCTTTATACAAACGACCCAGGGATTGGACTTCTCTGTGCCCTGATCGGCGGTGGTCTTATGGGCTTGATCCATGCCTTTATGAGCATCACCCTAAGGGCCGACCAGATCGTATCCGGTTTTGCCCTTAATCTCTTCGCCTTGGGACTGACCGGCTTCTTCTTCCGCGCCATCTTTGGGGTGACGAAAATTCAAGCCAGCGTGGCCACCTTCAAGGAGCTACCAATACCGCTATTGAGCGACATTCCCCTCATTGGGGACGTGCTCTTCGACCAGATCATCCTTGTATACATAGCCCTTCTCCTCGTTCCCACCCTATCCTTCATTCTCTTCCGCACAACGTGGGGACTAAGCATATTAGCCGTCGGAGAGCATCCTCAGGCGGCAGACACAGTGGGCATCAGAGTCAACACTGTGCGGTATGTGGCCACGGTACTTTGTGGGGCCCTGGCCGGGATGGGTGGGGCCTGCCTTTCCTTGGGCCAACTGGGGACCTTCGTCGAGAATATGACCGCCGGGCGTGGCTTTATCTCCCTGGCAGCCGTAATATTCGGCAACTGGAGGCCGATGCGTATATTAGGCGCCTGTCTTTTATTTGGTGCTGTCGATGCCCTTCAAATTCGCCTTCAAGCCTTTGATGTACCGATCCCCTACCAGCTCCTGGTGACACTGCCCTACCTGGTGACTCTCATTGCCCTAACCGGCTTAGTTGGCCGGGTACGTGGGCCAGCTGCCCTGGCCATACCGTACCCTAAAGATCAGGGTTGA
- a CDS encoding ABC transporter substrate-binding protein, whose product MLFKSRQPWLLVIGLLVALSLLVSCAPAAAPTPTPTPKPAPTPTPVAAAPTPTPAPTPAPTPTPKAKDKVTVRLGWVMKGEYAWLFAAKEKGFFDKYNLDVDVLEGKGSTAAMNLVANKSDTFGYTGGAAYIIAVSKDVPIKMVALFLQKGPQVILSYPDKPVRTPKDLEGKSIILSPGEGFSTLWPAFAAGTGIDRSKVKEINVGVEARQATFLQKKADVSPEYITSAVYPMEVKAGVEFVKLFLGDLGWDPVNNGIFTHEDVIKEKPDLVRRFVAASIEAFDWTAKHLDEATEIMVPKLPGQSKTVIRKQIEATASLAHTKNTEGKPTGWMSEKDWERSIELLKMGGSIEKAKPAKDYFTNDFLPKQ is encoded by the coding sequence ATGCTGTTTAAGAGTCGTCAACCATGGTTGCTAGTCATCGGTCTGCTGGTTGCCCTGAGCCTGTTGGTATCTTGCGCTCCTGCGGCAGCCCCGACCCCTACACCTACCCCTAAACCGGCTCCTACTCCCACGCCGGTAGCCGCCGCCCCTACGCCAACCCCGGCCCCTACACCAGCCCCGACGCCAACGCCCAAAGCCAAGGATAAGGTAACTGTCCGTCTTGGCTGGGTGATGAAGGGCGAATACGCTTGGCTCTTTGCCGCCAAGGAGAAGGGGTTCTTCGACAAATACAATCTCGATGTTGACGTCCTAGAGGGGAAAGGGTCCACCGCAGCGATGAATTTGGTGGCTAACAAGAGTGATACGTTCGGCTATACGGGTGGAGCGGCTTACATCATAGCTGTCAGCAAGGATGTGCCCATCAAGATGGTGGCCCTGTTCCTTCAGAAGGGGCCGCAGGTCATCCTGTCATATCCAGATAAGCCAGTGCGAACACCCAAGGACCTGGAGGGAAAATCAATCATTCTTAGTCCTGGGGAGGGCTTCTCGACCCTCTGGCCAGCTTTTGCCGCAGGCACCGGTATCGATCGCAGCAAGGTGAAGGAGATAAATGTTGGCGTTGAGGCCAGACAGGCCACCTTCCTGCAAAAGAAGGCTGATGTCTCCCCTGAGTACATCACCTCAGCAGTCTATCCTATGGAAGTGAAGGCCGGCGTGGAGTTTGTGAAGCTCTTCTTGGGCGACCTGGGTTGGGATCCGGTCAATAACGGCATCTTCACCCACGAGGATGTAATCAAGGAGAAGCCTGATCTGGTACGCCGCTTTGTGGCCGCCTCCATAGAGGCCTTTGACTGGACGGCCAAGCACCTGGACGAGGCGACGGAGATCATGGTGCCTAAGCTGCCTGGTCAGTCAAAGACCGTCATCCGCAAGCAGATAGAGGCCACAGCCTCCTTAGCACACACCAAGAATACGGAGGGCAAGCCCACGGGGTGGATGTCCGAGAAGGATTGGGAACGGTCGATCGAGCTATTGAAGATGGGTGGTAGCATCGAGAAGGCCAAGCCAGCCAAGGACTACTTCACCAACGATTTCCTGCCCAAACAGTGA
- a CDS encoding UbiD family decarboxylase yields MPYRDLREYIARLEQGGRLKRIKKEVDKDWEIAAVCRKVFQKIPPERRSALLFEHVRGFTIPVAVGLLGASPEVYALALETTVDQIGERWDRALSNPIPPRLVEMGPCKENILKGDDVDLLKLPVPTWTVGQDPAPFFTSPYVCTKDPISRVPNVGCYRMQLKGKNKTGIFADTIQHMNLHMQAAEARGESLPVAVIVGAEPTIGYVAVTKVPFGVDEFAVAGGLRGEPVELVKCETVDLEVPATAEIIIEGEVPPYYREPEGPFGEFPGYMGAAGDLPIINVKCITHRHHPIYQAFFSQMPPSESSCIKAISREWTIYKHLKRDLGLPIVDVHLKESGASIAYLVISLKKQYEGQPKQVMWAAWSVDSTCGKITVVVDDDIDIRDPFALEWALSFRMQPARDIIVMDNVPAVALDPSIAPPHVPQTDRARLMGSKIGIDATRKHEYPALALPPAEHLELVEKNWIAYGFT; encoded by the coding sequence ATGCCCTACCGAGACTTACGGGAATATATAGCGCGCCTGGAACAGGGGGGGAGGCTGAAGCGTATCAAAAAGGAGGTAGATAAGGACTGGGAGATCGCCGCCGTCTGCCGCAAGGTCTTCCAGAAGATCCCTCCTGAACGGCGATCGGCCCTTCTCTTTGAACACGTGCGTGGCTTCACCATCCCTGTGGCCGTCGGGCTGCTGGGAGCCTCTCCTGAAGTCTACGCCCTGGCCCTGGAAACCACCGTAGACCAGATCGGCGAGCGGTGGGACAGGGCCCTATCCAACCCCATTCCACCTCGTCTGGTGGAGATGGGCCCATGTAAAGAAAATATCCTCAAGGGCGACGACGTTGACCTCCTGAAACTGCCGGTTCCCACCTGGACTGTAGGTCAGGATCCAGCCCCATTCTTCACTTCACCTTACGTCTGTACCAAAGACCCGATCAGCAGAGTGCCCAACGTGGGATGCTACCGCATGCAGTTGAAGGGTAAAAATAAGACTGGCATCTTCGCCGATACCATACAACACATGAACCTCCATATGCAGGCCGCTGAGGCCAGAGGTGAATCCCTGCCTGTAGCGGTGATCGTCGGGGCTGAGCCAACCATCGGCTACGTCGCCGTGACTAAGGTGCCCTTTGGTGTGGATGAATTTGCTGTGGCCGGAGGGCTACGAGGGGAGCCTGTGGAGCTGGTCAAATGTGAGACGGTTGACCTGGAGGTGCCCGCTACGGCCGAGATAATCATCGAGGGAGAGGTACCTCCCTATTACCGTGAGCCGGAAGGCCCCTTCGGTGAATTCCCTGGCTATATGGGGGCAGCAGGCGATCTCCCCATCATCAACGTCAAGTGCATCACCCATCGTCACCATCCTATCTACCAGGCCTTCTTCAGTCAGATGCCACCCAGTGAGAGCAGCTGTATCAAGGCCATCAGCCGAGAGTGGACCATTTACAAACACTTGAAACGAGACCTGGGGCTGCCCATAGTGGACGTCCATCTGAAGGAAAGCGGCGCCTCCATCGCCTATCTGGTCATCTCCCTAAAGAAACAGTACGAAGGACAACCTAAACAGGTGATGTGGGCGGCCTGGTCGGTGGACTCCACTTGTGGCAAGATCACGGTGGTAGTTGATGACGACATTGATATCCGAGACCCATTCGCCCTGGAATGGGCCCTGAGCTTCCGCATGCAACCGGCACGGGACATCATCGTTATGGATAACGTCCCGGCGGTGGCCCTGGACCCTTCTATCGCCCCACCCCATGTGCCCCAAACGGACCGCGCCAGGCTGATGGGATCAAAAATTGGAATCGACGCGACGCGAAAACATGAATACCCTGCCCTCGCTCTGCCACCGGCAGAACACCTGGAGCTGGTGGAAAAGAACTGGATAGCCTACGGCTTCACTTAG
- a CDS encoding zinc-binding dehydrogenase, whose amino-acid sequence MKALRFHEYGGPEKLRYEDVEDPELLPDGALIRVQACAVNHLDLDLRAGTSRIPLRLPHILGREIAGHIVALGKEARGLQIGDRVLVTQALPCGHCLYCQTGRDNICANMQLLPGIDAPGGYAEYVSVPVSALFRIPASLSYDQAAAFQLAFGTAWHMLIARGGLRAGQTVLINAAGSGIGSAAVQIAKLAGAWVIASAGSEAKLQKARQYGADDAINYRESDLAKEVLRLTGGRGVDVVFEHVGGEIFLASLACLTKDGTMAVCGAHAGEVVPLDIIQVFRKEAKIIGSYAGTSQEITMLLNLAAQGRLKPVIHRCLPLEQAAEAHRTMAAREHFGKIILNP is encoded by the coding sequence ATGAAAGCCCTTCGTTTTCATGAGTACGGTGGTCCAGAAAAGTTAAGGTACGAAGACGTTGAGGATCCAGAGCTACTCCCAGATGGGGCCCTGATAAGGGTACAAGCCTGTGCTGTCAATCACCTCGACCTGGATCTGCGGGCAGGGACTTCCCGCATTCCCCTGAGACTTCCCCATATCCTTGGTCGGGAGATCGCCGGCCACATAGTGGCTCTGGGGAAGGAGGCCAGGGGTCTCCAGATTGGGGATCGGGTGTTGGTCACCCAGGCCCTCCCCTGCGGTCACTGTCTCTACTGCCAGACCGGTCGGGACAACATCTGCGCTAACATGCAGCTGCTGCCAGGGATCGACGCTCCCGGCGGATATGCCGAATACGTCAGCGTGCCCGTAAGCGCCCTCTTCAGGATACCCGCTAGCCTGAGCTATGATCAGGCTGCTGCATTTCAGCTCGCCTTTGGTACAGCCTGGCACATGCTCATCGCGCGCGGCGGCCTCCGGGCTGGGCAGACGGTTCTCATCAATGCTGCTGGTAGCGGGATTGGCAGCGCCGCAGTACAGATAGCGAAGCTCGCCGGGGCCTGGGTGATCGCTTCCGCGGGAAGCGAGGCGAAGCTACAGAAGGCGCGTCAGTACGGCGCTGATGACGCTATCAACTACCGAGAATCCGACCTCGCCAAGGAGGTACTGAGGCTCACCGGCGGTAGGGGTGTCGATGTAGTTTTCGAACACGTGGGTGGCGAAATCTTCCTGGCCAGCCTGGCTTGCCTGACCAAAGATGGCACCATGGCCGTCTGCGGTGCCCACGCTGGAGAGGTCGTACCGCTGGATATCATTCAGGTCTTTCGCAAAGAGGCTAAGATAATCGGCTCCTACGCCGGGACATCCCAGGAGATAACGATGCTTCTCAATCTAGCGGCTCAGGGTAGACTGAAGCCAGTTATCCATCGCTGCCTACCACTCGAACAGGCCGCGGAAGCGCACCGTACGATGGCAGCACGGGAGCACTTTGGCAAGATCATCCTGAACCCTTAA
- the pyrR gene encoding bifunctional pyr operon transcriptional regulator/uracil phosphoribosyltransferase PyrR, whose amino-acid sequence MPASTGRPIRKVIILDEEGIKRTLDRMAHEILERNGGPQGLAFIGIKTRGVYLAQRLRDIIASSEGEKAPLGSLDITLYRDDLDVLQSKLVVGETSVDFDPSGRRIVLVDDVLFTGRTIRAALDEIMDLGRPAVVYLAVLIDRGHRELPICADFVGKSAPTSRDEAIEVRLKESDGVDEVLLLGGSAA is encoded by the coding sequence ATGCCAGCGAGCACAGGGCGACCCATCAGAAAAGTAATTATCCTCGATGAGGAAGGCATCAAGCGCACCCTGGATCGCATGGCTCATGAGATACTGGAGCGGAATGGTGGGCCTCAGGGTCTGGCCTTTATCGGCATAAAGACGAGGGGGGTATATCTAGCTCAAAGGCTGCGAGACATCATCGCTTCTTCAGAGGGGGAGAAGGCTCCCCTAGGATCCCTGGACATCACGCTCTACCGAGATGACCTTGATGTGCTGCAATCGAAGCTGGTGGTAGGTGAGACGAGCGTTGATTTTGATCCCAGTGGCAGGCGCATCGTGCTGGTGGACGATGTGCTCTTCACCGGCCGGACTATCCGGGCTGCCCTGGATGAGATAATGGACCTGGGCCGACCAGCTGTAGTCTACCTGGCCGTGCTTATAGATCGTGGACACCGCGAGCTTCCCATCTGTGCTGACTTCGTGGGCAAAAGTGCACCCACTTCCCGGGATGAGGCTATAGAGGTTCGTTTGAAGGAATCCGATGGTGTCGACGAGGTTTTACTCCTCGGTGGCTCTGCTGCTTAA